The Microcella flavibacter DNA segment AACCCGACCTCGGGGATGAACGGCGACGACTGCAGCCAGCCGCCGGAGGGCGTCACCGAGATCAGCGTGCCCCACCGGTCGACGACGTCGAGGTGGCAGGTGTCGCCGCGGGTGCGGCCCGAGCGGTCGATCGTCGGCTCGCCCGCTCCGGCGACGGCCGCGACGGCGTCCTTGAGCACGATCGGCGGCTGCCAGGGCGTGCGCCCGCCGGGGGCTCCGGGACGCACCTCGTGCGACGCGGTCTCGCCGATGAGGGCGGCGCGCTCGGCCGCGTACGACCGCTCGAGCATGGCGTCGAGCGGCACGTCGACCACGTCGGGGTCGGCGTACCAGGCGTCGCGATCCGCCATCGCGAGCTTCAGCGCCTCGGTGATGGTGTGCACGCCGAGCTCGGTCGAGGGGTCGAGCACCTCGTCGCCGTGCGTCGCCGCGCGCGCCTCCAGGATGGCGAGGGTCTGCAGCATCACCGGCCCCTGCGTCCAGGGCCCGGCCTTCAGTACGTCGACGCCGCGGAAGGTGCGCGAGATCGGCGGCTCGAAGCGGGGCGCGAAGCCGGCCATGTCGGCCGCCGTGATGACGCCCGCGTGGTCGCCGCCCGTCGAGTGCCAGCTCGGTCGCTGCACGAACTCCTCGACCGCCTGCGCGATCGGCCCCGCCCTCCACATTCCGATCGCAGCATGGATGCGCTCCTCGCGCGTCGCGTTCGACTCACCCGCACCGATGAGGCGCGTGAGCGTCGCGGCCCACGGCTCGTTGCGGATCATGTCGCCCGCCTCCGGGATGCGCCCCTCGGGCATCCACTGGTCGTAGGAGGTGCGCCAGTGCTGCTCGAACAGCGGCGCGACGGCCGCGATCGTGCGCACGACGGCGGGATGGACGGGGTGGCCGTTCTTCGCGTAGCCGAGGGCCGGGGCGAGCACGTCGCGCAGCTCCCAGGTGCCGCGGTCGGCGAGCAGCTGCAGCCACGTGACCACCGAGCCGGGAACGGCCGCGGCCAGCACGCCGGCGCCGGGCACCTCGTCGAGCCCGAGCGAGCGGTAGTGCTCGATCGTCGCGGCGGCGGGGGCCGCGCCCTGGCCGGCGAGCACGATGGGCGCCTCGCCCGCGGGAGCGATGATGCCGGTGAGGTCGCCGCCGGGGCCGTTCAGGTGCGGCTCGACGACGTGCAGCACGAAGGCGCAGGCGACGGCGGCGTCGACGGCCGTGCCGCCGCGCTCGAGCACCGACTGGGCCGTGGCGGTGGCGAGCCAGTGCGTGCTCGCCGCCATTCCGAAGGTGCCGCGCAGCTCCGGGCGGGTGAGGTCGGCCGGGGGAGGCGTGAAGGCAGAAGGGGTGGCGGGGGCGGCGTGGGCGTCGGTGCTCATCGCACCACGCTAACCCGGCGGCCTGGCCGCCCTGAGCATCCATCGCCCCTCATCGGCGCAGCCGCCGTCGAACCGGCCCGCCCGACCCCGCCGGTAGACTCGACCCCCGTGGCTCTCACTATCGGCATCGTCGGCCTGCCCAACGTCGGCAAGTCCACCCTGTTCAACGCGCTGACCAACAACGACGTGCTCGCGGCGAACTACCCGTTCGCGACGATCGAGCCGAACGTCGGCATCGTCGAGCTGCCCGACCCGCGCCTGCAGGTGCTCGCGGGCATCTTCGGCAGCGAGAAGATCCTGCCCGCGACCGTGTCGTTCGTCGACATCGCCGGCATCGTGAAGGGCGCGAGCGAGGGCGAGGGGCTCGGCAACCAGTTCCTCGCGAACATCCGCGAGGCGGAGGCGATCGCCCAGGTGGTGCGCGCCTTCACCGACGACGACGTCGTGCACGTCGCCGGCAAGGTCGACCCGGCCGGCGACATGGAGATCATCAACACCGAACTCATGCTGGCCGACCTGCAGACGCTCGAGAAGGCCATCCCGCGCTACGAGAAGGAGGTGAAGGGCAAGAAGCTCGAGCCCGCCGTGCTCGAGGCCGCCCTCGCCGCCCGCACGATCCTCGAGAGCGGCACGACCCTCTCGACGGCCGGCTTCGACGCCTCGCCCATCCGCGAACTGGGCCTGCTCAGCGCGAAGCCGTTCATCTACGTCTTCAACGTCGACGAGGGGGTGCTGGGGGATGCTGCGCGCATGTCCGAGCTGGCGGCTCTTGTCGCCCCGGCTCAGGCCGTCTTCCTCGACGCCAAGATCGAGAGCGAGCTCATCGGGCTCGACGCCGACGACGCCGCGGAGCTGCTCGCGTCGACCGGTCAGACCGAGAGCGGCCTGCACCAGCTCGCCCGCATCGGCTTCGACACGCTCGGCCTGCAGACGTACCTCACCGCCGGCCCCAAGGAGTCCCGCGCCTGGACGATCGGCAAGGGCTGGAAGGCTCCGCAGGCCGCGGGCGTCATCCACACCGATTTCGAGAAGGGCTTCATCAAGGCCGAGATCATCGGCTTCGACGATCTTGTCGCGACCGGCTCGATCGCCGAGGCCCGCGCCAAGGGCAAGGCCCGCATCGAGGGCAAGGACTACGTCATGCAGGACGGGGACGTGGTGGAGTTCCGCTTCAACGTGTAGCGCCTTGTCAGCTTGCGTCGTTTTGTTCGGTCGCGTGCACCTCAAAACGTCCGCGGGCTTCGCTTGCCGACAACCTTGCAACCGATTCAACAAATTCAGGAGCTAAAGAAGCCCTCGCATCGATTTCAGTGAATCCGAGTTGAACTAGTAGCGTCCCGATCCGTTTGTGAGACTTCTTGGGATCCCCTGGCCAGAACTGAGCAAAAATCTGACGATTGTTAGCGAATTTGACTGAGAAGTGCTCGCGAAGCAAAGATTCGGCATGTTCCTGAACGTCCATTTGCTCGATTGCTTTGGAGTCGATAGAGGCGATCAGTGAATGGGCCCCCGCAATAAATGAAGCAACTTCCTTGAAGGTCGGCGGTTTCCCGCTTTCATAGGAGGCGATCGAGCGATTTACGTCGAGCCCTCTGTGTGAACTAGCGATATCGACCTGCTTCTTTACTAAATCCGCTCTCAGGCTGGCTCCGAGTCTGCGCTCTGCGTCAGAGTGGACTATCGCGTTGCGCCATTTGATAGCAAACAGGACCATCAAAAGGTCCTGACTATCCCCCGGGATGCCGAGATGCATGGCGCTCTCGGTGAGTTTCTGCCCTCGACTATCCAGCTTGTTTATGCGAATGGAATCTTGCTCCGTTATAACCGCGCGCATTTCGATGATTCGTTTACGGTAAACATCGACAAGGTCGGTGATCCATGCAAGTGACGTAACTAACACGTATTCGCGACTGCGCACCGAGGACTGCTTCACGTCCTTTGGGCTCCACGATGTAGAGAACTCGGAGCCAAGGTCTGCTTTCCCTTGTCGAACTGCATCGAGACCGACAAGAGCGGTTATGACAAAATGATTGTTTTGTCCTGCATTTCGCTTGAAGTCCACACGCGCTGGCGTAGT contains these protein-coding regions:
- a CDS encoding gamma-glutamyltransferase family protein, which gives rise to MSTDAHAAPATPSAFTPPPADLTRPELRGTFGMAASTHWLATATAQSVLERGGTAVDAAVACAFVLHVVEPHLNGPGGDLTGIIAPAGEAPIVLAGQGAAPAAATIEHYRSLGLDEVPGAGVLAAAVPGSVVTWLQLLADRGTWELRDVLAPALGYAKNGHPVHPAVVRTIAAVAPLFEQHWRTSYDQWMPEGRIPEAGDMIRNEPWAATLTRLIGAGESNATREERIHAAIGMWRAGPIAQAVEEFVQRPSWHSTGGDHAGVITAADMAGFAPRFEPPISRTFRGVDVLKAGPWTQGPVMLQTLAILEARAATHGDEVLDPSTELGVHTITEALKLAMADRDAWYADPDVVDVPLDAMLERSYAAERAALIGETASHEVRPGAPGGRTPWQPPIVLKDAVAAVAGAGEPTIDRSGRTRGDTCHLDVVDRWGTLISVTPSGGWLQSSPFIPEVGFCLGTRAQMMWLDTSSPSALTPGVRPRSTLSPTMLAREGIPFEALGTPGGDQQDQWQLLYVLRRIVGGYAPQAAIDAPMFHTDSLVASFQPRTVQPASLTVESRLGSSVIEGLRSRGHDVTVAGPWTLGRLSAVGIERTRGWMYAAANSRGAQGYAAGR
- the ychF gene encoding redox-regulated ATPase YchF; the protein is MALTIGIVGLPNVGKSTLFNALTNNDVLAANYPFATIEPNVGIVELPDPRLQVLAGIFGSEKILPATVSFVDIAGIVKGASEGEGLGNQFLANIREAEAIAQVVRAFTDDDVVHVAGKVDPAGDMEIINTELMLADLQTLEKAIPRYEKEVKGKKLEPAVLEAALAARTILESGTTLSTAGFDASPIRELGLLSAKPFIYVFNVDEGVLGDAARMSELAALVAPAQAVFLDAKIESELIGLDADDAAELLASTGQTESGLHQLARIGFDTLGLQTYLTAGPKESRAWTIGKGWKAPQAAGVIHTDFEKGFIKAEIIGFDDLVATGSIAEARAKGKARIEGKDYVMQDGDVVEFRFNV